One genomic window of Actinoplanes lobatus includes the following:
- a CDS encoding alpha/beta hydrolase, with amino-acid sequence MRVTVEDRRIDGPHGPIPVRVYTPDGQAGAGLVWAHGGAFFGGDLDMPESDWVARQLAERGIAVVAVDYRLAPVLDWTTGEQAPVQPGERFHYPVASEELVAAFAWAGASDTGVRGWVLGGASAGANLAAGATLRLRDDGRPLPRGVLLVYPVLHTELPPMTAELAAKVATLPDPDLVGAGSIRRMNLNYVREPSDLNEPYAFPGGHDLTGLPPTFILNSDVDPLRASGQQYGAELAAAGVDLVMIREDGVHHGHLNEPHNPAAVRSLARMADWLLSPALISPPTCGKTPPPLH; translated from the coding sequence ATGAGAGTCACGGTCGAGGACCGGCGGATCGACGGGCCGCACGGCCCGATTCCCGTACGCGTCTACACCCCCGACGGGCAGGCCGGCGCCGGACTCGTCTGGGCACATGGCGGCGCGTTCTTCGGCGGCGACCTCGACATGCCCGAGAGCGACTGGGTCGCCCGGCAACTCGCCGAGCGCGGCATAGCGGTCGTCGCCGTGGACTACCGGCTCGCGCCGGTCCTGGACTGGACGACCGGGGAGCAGGCACCGGTCCAGCCCGGCGAGCGTTTCCACTACCCGGTCGCCTCCGAGGAACTCGTCGCGGCGTTCGCCTGGGCAGGGGCCTCGGACACGGGTGTCCGCGGCTGGGTTCTCGGCGGGGCGAGCGCCGGCGCCAACCTCGCCGCAGGAGCCACCCTCCGGCTGCGCGACGACGGCCGGCCACTCCCCCGCGGCGTTCTGCTCGTCTACCCCGTACTGCACACCGAACTCCCGCCGATGACCGCCGAACTCGCCGCGAAGGTCGCGACGCTGCCCGACCCCGACCTGGTGGGCGCCGGTTCGATCCGCAGGATGAACCTCAACTACGTGCGGGAACCCTCCGACCTGAACGAGCCCTACGCCTTTCCGGGCGGCCACGACCTCACCGGCCTGCCGCCCACCTTCATCCTCAACTCCGACGTCGACCCTCTGCGCGCCTCCGGACAGCAGTACGGCGCCGAACTCGCCGCCGCCGGAGTCGACCTCGTCATGATCCGCGAGGACGGCGTCCACCACGGCCACCTCAACGAACCGCACAATCCGGCCGCTGTCCGCAGCCTCGCCCGCATGGCGGACTGGCTGCTGTCACCGGCCCTGATCAGCCCGCCCACATGCGGGAAGACACCACCGCCTCTGCATTGA
- a CDS encoding LacI family DNA-binding transcriptional regulator: MDKPATRRVTIVDVARHAQVSTTAVSKVLRNAYGASPAMREKVQQAIADLGYRPSAAARGLRGQTYTIGVMLPELRNLFFADILDGITAQLGDSDYQVLLAPGCNGEKAEARVIDAMIDRSMDGLVLIAPVSAKSRLNEVARSVPTVVVGRHGSSPAYDSVTDDDIAGAALVVDHLVSLGHRRIAHIEHHETDRVRLAEMPNAQRARGYREAMITHGLEEEVDIASTSYTQQGGYLGAQQLLARPVRPTAIFAGADVVALGALEAITEAGLTVPGDISLAGYDNSALAALGPISLTSVDQDGRQMGANAARLLIDRIGDRDRRTAQIKLSPTLVVRRTTTAIDAGHRS; the protein is encoded by the coding sequence GTGGACAAGCCCGCGACCCGTCGCGTCACCATCGTCGACGTCGCGCGCCACGCCCAGGTGTCCACCACCGCCGTCTCCAAGGTGCTGCGCAACGCGTACGGCGCCAGCCCCGCGATGCGGGAGAAGGTGCAGCAGGCCATCGCCGACCTCGGCTACCGGCCGTCCGCCGCCGCCCGCGGCCTGCGCGGACAGACGTACACCATCGGCGTGATGCTGCCCGAGCTGCGCAACCTGTTCTTCGCCGACATCCTCGACGGGATCACCGCCCAACTCGGCGACAGCGACTACCAGGTGCTGCTCGCGCCCGGCTGCAACGGCGAGAAGGCCGAGGCGCGGGTCATCGACGCCATGATCGACCGCAGCATGGACGGCCTCGTGCTGATCGCCCCCGTCTCGGCGAAGAGCCGGCTCAACGAGGTCGCCCGCAGCGTGCCGACCGTGGTCGTCGGCCGGCACGGCTCCTCACCGGCCTACGACAGCGTCACCGACGACGACATCGCCGGCGCCGCCCTGGTCGTCGACCACCTCGTCAGCCTCGGCCACCGCCGCATCGCGCACATCGAACACCACGAGACCGACCGGGTACGCCTCGCCGAAATGCCCAACGCCCAGCGCGCCCGCGGCTACCGGGAGGCGATGATCACGCACGGCCTGGAGGAAGAGGTCGACATCGCGTCGACCAGCTACACCCAGCAAGGGGGCTACCTCGGTGCTCAACAGCTACTCGCCCGCCCGGTCCGGCCCACCGCGATCTTCGCCGGCGCCGACGTCGTCGCCCTCGGCGCACTGGAGGCGATCACCGAAGCCGGCCTGACCGTGCCCGGCGACATCTCACTGGCCGGCTACGACAACAGCGCGCTGGCCGCCCTCGGGCCGATCTCCCTGACCAGCGTCGACCAGGACGGCCGCCAGATGGGCGCGAACGCCGCCCGCCTGCTGATCGACCGGATCGGCGACCGCGACCGCCGCACCGCACAGATCAAACTGTCACCCACCCTGGTCGTCCGGCGTACCACCACAGCCATCGACGCGGGACACCGGTCATGA